One segment of Pirellulales bacterium DNA contains the following:
- a CDS encoding spore coat U domain-containing protein — translation MVLCASCAGPALASGCTLAGGAPTLTATDIHFAAYSASDSFPGEANGNLRIQCPLGIGLLPSFEIALSAGVGGTFSPRHMAMGASQLSYNIYTTSGYSAIWGDGTGGTVTQSFSALLSLGTVTYATYGRIPAGQYIAAGSYGDSITVTLMY, via the coding sequence ATGGTGCTTTGCGCATCTTGCGCCGGGCCGGCGTTGGCGTCCGGCTGTACGCTTGCCGGCGGCGCGCCGACGTTGACGGCGACCGACATCCATTTTGCGGCCTACAGTGCAAGCGACAGCTTCCCTGGCGAGGCCAACGGAAATTTGAGAATCCAATGCCCCCTCGGGATTGGTCTTCTTCCTTCATTCGAAATCGCGTTGTCGGCGGGGGTGGGCGGGACCTTCTCGCCGCGCCACATGGCAATGGGGGCCAGCCAGCTCAGCTACAATATCTACACGACCTCGGGATATTCCGCCATTTGGGGAGATGGGACGGGCGGAACGGTCACCCAGAGCTTCAGCGCGTTGCTTTCGCTGGGTACGGTCACCTACGCGACTTACGGCCGTATTCCGGCAGGGCAATACATTGCTGCCGGCTCTTACGGCGATTCGATCACGGTCACGCTCATGTATTGA